One window of the Ammospiza nelsoni isolate bAmmNel1 chromosome 17, bAmmNel1.pri, whole genome shotgun sequence genome contains the following:
- the RPS15A gene encoding small ribosomal subunit protein uS8, which yields MVRMNVLADALKSINNAEKRGKRQVLIRPCSKVIVRFLTVMMKHGYIGEFEIIDDHRAGKIVVNLTGRLNKCGVISPRFDVQLKDLEKWQNNLLPSRQFGYIVLTTSAGIMDHEEARRKHTGGKILGFFF from the exons ATGGTGCGGATGAACGTGCTGGCCGATGCTCTCAAAAGCATCAACAACGCAGAGAAGCGCGGCAAGCGCCAGGTGCTCATCCGGCCGTGCTCCAAGGTGATCGTCCGCTTCCTCACCGTCATGATGAAGCACG GTTACATTGGTGAATTCGAGATAATTGATGatcacagagctgggaagaTTGTTGTCAACCTCACAGGCAGACTCAACAAG TGTGGTGTAATCAGTCCCAGATTTGATGTGCAGCTGAAGGATTTGGAAAAGTGGCAGAACAACCTGCTGCCTTCCCGTCAGTTTGG GTATATTGTCCTGACAACCTCAGCTGGCATCATGGACCATGAGGAGGCGAGACGAAAACACACAGGAGGCAAAATCCTGGGATTCTTTTTCTAA